Proteins encoded by one window of Actinomycetota bacterium:
- the speB gene encoding agmatinase encodes MTRYGAMFGPDITFLGVDAIDLDDQTTYADADVVIVGAPFDGGTSYRAGARFGPKAMREACYLEFDGSRPSLAMAVDGLTDIRVVDAGDVEMFSGDAAKSCADLELVIEKISRSGAMPLVLGGDHTITWPDVTGVARGTNNWGKVGVIHFDAHADTGDITFGSLIGHGHPMRQLIESGAVRGDRFIQIGLRGYWPPPEVLDWMAEQNMRSYEMSEIVSRGFETCLSEACELALTECDSIFLSVDIDVVDPGSAPGTGTPEPGGLSSRQLLDAVRRIAYELPLCGMDIVEVAPPYDHADITALLGNRVVLEVLSGLARRKLDAKTGQIWDPAQPLLNRNRN; translated from the coding sequence ATGACACGCTATGGCGCAATGTTTGGTCCTGACATTACTTTTCTTGGTGTTGACGCAATTGATTTAGATGATCAAACTACATACGCTGATGCAGACGTAGTTATTGTTGGCGCACCTTTTGATGGCGGAACTAGTTATCGAGCTGGTGCTCGGTTTGGGCCAAAAGCAATGCGGGAAGCTTGCTATCTTGAATTTGACGGATCGCGTCCAAGTTTGGCAATGGCGGTAGATGGGTTAACGGACATCCGGGTTGTAGATGCCGGCGATGTTGAAATGTTTTCAGGTGATGCAGCAAAATCATGTGCCGACCTAGAGCTGGTGATCGAGAAGATTTCGCGATCTGGTGCGATGCCCTTAGTACTGGGCGGTGACCACACAATTACTTGGCCTGATGTAACTGGAGTTGCTCGCGGCACCAACAACTGGGGCAAAGTTGGAGTGATTCACTTTGATGCACACGCGGACACCGGGGACATCACTTTTGGTTCACTAATTGGACATGGCCATCCAATGCGTCAGTTGATAGAGAGCGGCGCGGTTCGTGGTGATCGATTTATTCAAATTGGTTTGCGTGGATATTGGCCGCCACCTGAAGTTCTCGACTGGATGGCTGAGCAGAACATGCGCTCCTATGAAATGTCGGAAATTGTTAGTCGCGGATTTGAGACTTGTTTGTCTGAAGCATGCGAGTTGGCGTTGACAGAATGCGATTCGATATTTCTAAGTGTGGACATTGATGTCGTCGATCCCGGCTCAGCACCTGGCACCGGTACTCCGGAACCAGGTGGGCTTTCGTCTCGCCAGCTTCTGGATGCAGTTCGGCGCATTGCCTACGAGCTGCCTCTTTGTGGCATGGATATCGTCGAAGTCGCACCGCCGTACGACCATGCGGACATCACTGCACTGCTGGGTAATCGGGTGGTATTAGAGGTGCTGTCAGGCTTAGCTCGCCGAAAACTGGATGCAAAAACAGGACAAATTTGGGATCCCGCTCAGCCACTTTTAAACCGCAATCGTAATTAG
- a CDS encoding alpha/beta hydrolase: MTKRMATLISLIALISIGLAAALLAKPNNKVEPTPSTSPSVKLQNFGKLSKFYSQQLKWTKCGDGFECTRLEVPLDYLNPKSESIFLQVVRHQAPPGMSRGSLVVNPGGPGGSGIDYALAVDYIMTPLLRDNFDVVGFDPRGVGKSNPIKCLSDKQLDTLLSLDPAPDNAAEIARMQKLSKSLGQGCLTRSPKILKYMDTVSAAKDIDILRQALGDEKLNWFGKSYGTFLGATYADLFPKRVGRMMLDGAIDPKLSLKTLALDQAVAFEMALRRFVVDCAAEAECPLSKNSDTALAQISGMFKALDRKPAKLDGGRIFTEGLAFTGVLGNLYDKQYGWPELRSALLTALEGDYTSLAASADRYISRDTDGHYTDNGNEAIYAVSCLDRPDRTSLAQTISYAQAWSKKAPVFGAPLAWSNLGCTYWPVKGTGRPKAISAKGSQKILVLGTKYDPATPYAWAQALNDQLANSELLTYIGDGHTAYFQGSDCIDNYVDQYFLIGRARTDVTCSDGP, translated from the coding sequence ATGACCAAGCGCATGGCTACCCTGATTTCACTTATAGCCTTAATTTCTATTGGTCTGGCAGCCGCGCTTTTGGCTAAGCCGAATAACAAAGTGGAGCCGACTCCTAGCACGAGCCCCTCAGTCAAACTACAGAATTTCGGAAAGCTGTCCAAGTTTTATTCTCAGCAACTGAAGTGGACTAAATGTGGTGACGGCTTTGAGTGCACCAGACTTGAAGTTCCACTTGATTATTTGAATCCAAAATCGGAATCAATCTTCTTGCAGGTTGTCCGACATCAAGCTCCACCGGGCATGTCGCGAGGTTCACTCGTTGTCAATCCCGGTGGGCCAGGTGGGTCAGGAATCGACTATGCGCTCGCCGTTGACTACATAATGACACCGCTGCTTCGTGACAACTTCGATGTGGTTGGCTTTGATCCTCGTGGAGTGGGCAAAAGCAACCCGATTAAGTGTTTGTCGGACAAGCAGCTCGATACTTTACTTTCACTAGACCCGGCGCCAGATAACGCGGCAGAAATTGCGCGCATGCAGAAACTTTCAAAGTCACTGGGACAGGGCTGCCTGACAAGGTCTCCAAAAATTCTCAAGTACATGGACACGGTAAGCGCTGCGAAAGATATTGACATTCTGCGACAAGCACTTGGTGATGAGAAGTTAAATTGGTTTGGTAAAAGTTATGGAACTTTCCTAGGTGCTACCTATGCCGACTTATTTCCTAAGCGAGTAGGTCGCATGATGTTAGACGGGGCGATTGACCCTAAGTTGTCGCTGAAAACATTAGCGCTCGACCAAGCGGTAGCTTTCGAAATGGCACTTCGCAGATTTGTTGTGGATTGCGCTGCTGAGGCTGAATGCCCACTGAGTAAAAATTCTGATACCGCTTTGGCCCAAATTAGTGGCATGTTCAAAGCTCTTGATCGAAAGCCAGCCAAGCTTGATGGCGGACGAATATTCACAGAGGGATTAGCTTTTACCGGCGTCTTAGGAAATCTCTACGATAAACAATATGGTTGGCCAGAATTACGTTCCGCGTTATTGACTGCACTTGAAGGCGACTACACAAGTTTGGCAGCAAGCGCCGATCGCTACATCAGCCGCGATACCGATGGGCATTACACAGATAACGGCAACGAGGCTATTTACGCAGTCTCTTGTCTCGACCGACCGGACCGAACTTCGTTAGCTCAAACTATTTCTTATGCTCAAGCCTGGTCCAAGAAGGCACCCGTATTTGGTGCCCCGCTTGCTTGGAGCAATCTCGGCTGCACTTATTGGCCAGTAAAGGGAACTGGACGCCCGAAGGCAATTTCAGCAAAAGGCTCGCAGAAAATTCTCGTCCTTGGCACCAAGTATGACCCGGCAACTCCATATGCTTGGGCGCAAGCTTTAAATGATCAGTTGGCTAATAGCGAGTTGCTGACTTACATTGGCGATGGCCATACCGCATACTTCCAAGGCTCGGACTGTATCGACAACTATGTTGATCAATACTTCTTGATTGGACGCGCGCGCACAGATGTTACCTGCTCTGATGGGCCCTAA
- a CDS encoding DNA polymerase III subunit delta' — MSVFNSVIGQDHAVAELKSASADSGMTHAWLITGPPGSGRSTLAMAFAQSLVCPTGGCGQCSDCRNVISGTHSDVEHIIPEGINYAIDDAVALIERSALSPTRSPWHVFVIEDVDRFRVDAASTLLKSLEEPPVATVWILCAPTVEDVFDTIRSRCRHISLVTPELKDVVNQLSSKYGVEPEIANWAARVAQGHIGRARALATSQEVRDRRKAVVDVPFRLHSVAMCFELASRIVEMANADADALALPLDQSDESDIRMAYGDGSQGKGLAATNRQMKSALKDLEKRAKTRHRRLLNDQYDRILLDLTAVYRDVLVIQTGSAVELINAELFDSITELATRTSPSVTLSQIDSITQARDQLLANVSAQLVFESLLVALFQPLLSKVGETG, encoded by the coding sequence ATGAGCGTTTTTAATTCAGTGATCGGTCAGGATCACGCAGTCGCTGAACTCAAATCTGCAAGTGCAGATAGTGGCATGACACATGCATGGTTAATTACTGGTCCACCAGGAAGTGGACGTAGCACGCTAGCAATGGCATTTGCTCAGTCTTTAGTTTGTCCAACTGGAGGTTGTGGTCAATGTTCTGATTGCCGCAATGTAATTTCGGGAACCCATTCAGATGTCGAGCACATCATTCCAGAAGGAATCAATTATGCAATCGACGATGCTGTCGCTCTAATTGAACGTTCGGCACTTTCGCCAACTCGGTCGCCTTGGCATGTTTTCGTAATCGAAGATGTTGATCGATTTAGAGTTGATGCCGCCTCAACTTTGCTCAAGAGTTTAGAAGAACCACCGGTTGCAACTGTTTGGATTTTGTGCGCCCCAACAGTTGAAGACGTATTTGACACCATTCGCAGTCGGTGTCGACACATCTCGTTGGTTACCCCAGAGCTCAAGGACGTAGTAAATCAACTTTCAAGCAAATATGGAGTTGAGCCAGAAATAGCAAACTGGGCTGCCCGAGTAGCACAGGGTCACATTGGTCGAGCTCGAGCGCTGGCAACGAGCCAAGAGGTTCGAGATCGGCGCAAGGCTGTTGTGGATGTGCCATTTCGGTTGCACTCGGTTGCTATGTGTTTTGAGTTAGCCAGTCGAATTGTAGAAATGGCTAATGCGGATGCAGATGCTCTTGCTCTGCCGTTAGATCAAAGTGATGAATCGGATATCCGAATGGCCTATGGCGACGGTTCGCAAGGCAAAGGACTAGCGGCCACAAATCGACAAATGAAGTCCGCGCTAAAAGATTTAGAAAAGCGAGCCAAGACTCGTCATCGAAGATTATTAAACGACCAATACGATCGGATTCTGTTAGACCTTACCGCGGTCTACCGAGATGTTTTAGTGATTCAGACTGGCTCTGCGGTAGAACTAATCAATGCTGAACTATTTGACTCAATTACCGAACTAGCAACTCGGACCTCACCTTCGGTCACTTTGAGTCAGATTGATTCAATAACTCAAGCGCGAGATCAACTTTTGGCCAACGTCTCAGCTCAACTCGTCTTTGAATCACTCTTAGTTGCGTTATTTCAACCATTGCTATCAAAAGTGGGAGAAACCGGATGA